The stretch of DNA GCGGTACATCAGCGCGTGCACTCCGCTGTCGGCGCCGCCGAACGGAAGCGCGCCGGTCGCCGCGTACGCGAGGACCGAACCCAGGCAGAAGACGTCGCACGCGGTCGTGACCCGGTCGCCGCGGACCTGCTCGGGCGCCATGAAACCGGGCGAGCCGACCAGCGCGCCGGTCCGCGTGAGCCCGCCGTCCGTGACGGTCTCCAGCGCGCGGGCGATGCCGAAGTCGATGACGCGCGGCCCGTCGATCGTCACCAGCACGTTCGAGGGCTTGAGGTCGCGGTGGATGAGACCGGCGGCGTGGATGTCCTTCAGCGCGCCCGCCAGCCCGGCCGCGAGGATCCGCACGGACCGCTCGGGCAGCGGGCCGTGGTCGTGCCCGACGACCCGTTGCAGGCTCGGCCCGGCGACGTACCCGGTGGCCACCCACGGCACCGCGGCCTCGGTGTCCGCGTCCAGCACGGGCGCGGTCCAGTACCCGCCGACCTGCCGCGCGGCCCGCACCTCCTGCCGGAACCGCGCCCGGAACTCCTCCTGCTGCGCCAGCTCCCGCCGCACCAGCTTCACGGCGACGGTCCGCCCCCGGTCCGACCGGGCCAGGAACACCTGCCCCATGCCGCCGGCCCCGAGCCGCGCCAACAGCCGGTAGGCACCAATCCTCTGCGGATCGCCAGGCCCCAGCCTCTCCATGGCCGAACCGCCTCCCCCCGATATCCCCCGATACGGCCCCTGTGCGTCAGACCGAGAATAGTGCGGCGGCCCGTCCGGCCGGGCGCCCCGGCGTCTACGGTTCCGTAACAGGTCCGCCCCGCGCGGGCCGCCCTCCAGACAACCTGTCGCTAAAACCCCGCGTCCACAGACAGGGCGCCGATGTCGCGCTCCCGTCCACGCCGTTTACCCTCGCCGCATGACCCCTCAGCCGAATCCCGAAGCCGGTGCAGTCGTGAAGGCCGCGGACCGGGCGCACGTGTTCCACTCCTGGTCCGCCCAGGACCTCATCGACCCGCCGGCCGTGGCAGGTGCCGAAGGTTCGTACTTCTGGGACTACGACGGCAAGCGTTTCCTGGACTTCACCAGCGGGCTCGTCTTCACCAACATCGGCTATCAGCACCCCAAGGTCGTCGCCGCGATACAGGAGCAGGCCGCCACCCTGACCACGTTCGCACCGGCGTTCGCCGTCGAGGCACGGTCCGAGGCGGCACGGCTGATCGCCGAGCGGACGCCGGGCGACCTGGACAAGATCTTCTTCACCAACGGTGGCGCGGACGCCGTCGAGCACGCGGTGCGCATGGCGCGGCTGCACACCGGGCGGCCCAAGGTGCTCTCGGCGTACCGCTCGTACCACGGCGGCACGCAGCAGGCCATCAACATCACCGGCGACCCGCGGCGCTGGGCGTCGGACACCGGCTCGGCGGGCGTGGTGCGCTTCTGGGCGCCCTTCCTCTACCGCTCCCGCTTCTACGCCGAGACCGAGGAGCAGGAGTGCGCGCGGGCCCTCGAGCACCTGGAGGCGACGATCGCCTTCGAGGGTCCCGCGACCATCGCCGCGATCATCCTGGAGACCATCCCCGGCACCGCCGGGATCATGGTGCCCCCGCCCGGCTACCTGGCCGGGGTGCGCGAGCTGTGCGACAAGTACGGGATCGTCTTCATCCTGGACGAGGTCATGGCCGGCTTCGGGCGGACCGGTGAGTGGTTCGCGGCGGACCTCTTCGATGTCGTGCCGGACCTGATGACCTTCGCCAAGGGCGTGAACTCCGGGTACGTGCCGCTGGGCGGCGTCGCCATCTCCGGGAAGATCGCGGAGACCTTCGGCAAGCGGGCCTACCCCGGCGGTCTGACGTACTCCGGGCACCCGCTGGCGTGCGCGGCGGCCGTCGCGACGATCAACGTGATGGCCGAGGAGGGCGTCGTCGAGAACGCCAAGCGGCTCGGCGCCGAGGTCGTGGAGCCGGGGCTGCGCGAGCTGGCCGAGCGGCACCCGAGCGTCGGCGACGTGCGCGGCGTGGGCATGTTCTGGGCCGTGGAGCTGGTGAAGAACCGCGAGACCCGCGAGCCGCTGGTGCCCTACAACGCGGCCGGGGAGGCGAACGCCCCGATGGCGGCCTTCGGCGCCGCCGCGAAGGCGAACGGTCTGTGGCCCTTCATCAACATGAACCGCACGCACGTCGTCCCGCCGTGCAACGCGACCGAGGCCGAACTGAAGGAGGGCCTCACGGCGCTGGACGCCGCGCTGTCGGTGGCCGACGAGCACACCGAGTAGCGGCGCGGGCCGCGCGAGCCGGAATCGGCGGCACCCCGAACGCGTAAGGTGGCGTGCTCGTAGACATGGATGTACGAGTACGCCACCCGCACGCGCAAGGAGACGCCCCGACCATGCCCGGCATCAGCGGCAACGGCGCCGTGACGCGCAGCACCCTGCGGCAGCAGATCGCGGACGCGCTCCGGGACGAGGTGCTGGCCGGGCGGCTCCAGCCGGGGCAGGAGTTCACGGTCAAGGAGATCGCCGAGCAGTACGGGGTGTCCGCGACCCCGGTGCGCGAGGCGCTCGTCGACCTGTCCGCCCAGGGCCTGCTGGAGGCCGACCAGCACCGCGGCTTCCACGTGCGCGAGTACTCGCTGCACGACCTCCACGACATGATCAAGGCCCGTGCTCTGGTCACCGACGGCATGTTCCAGGCCGCCGTCTCTGCGCCCGAGGCCTTCCGCCGGCCCGACGACCCGTACGTCAAGGCCACGCTCACCGGGGTGCGCAGGCGCGGCGAGGAGGCGCAGCGCGCGGCCACCGCCGGCGACCTGACCGTCCTGATCGGCTACGACCTGCGCTTCTGGCGGGAACTCGGCGCCCTGTTCGGCAATCCCTACCTCTCCGACTTCCTGAACCGGCTGCGCGTGCAGTTCTGGGTGTGCGCGGTGCAGCACCTGCGCCGCCGCGGCGATCTGCGCGGCCTGCTGTGGTCCGCCCACACCGAACTCGTCGACGCCATGGTGAGGGGCGACGCCCCGGCCGCCCGCGCGATCGTCGCCGCGTACAACGCGCACGACCTCGCCCTCGTCGAGCGGCTGGCCACCGCATGAGCGAGACCGTCACCGGGGCCGTCGACCTGTCCGTCGTCATCCCGGCCTACAACGAGGAACGTCGGCTCGGGCCCACCCTCGACGCGGTCACCGCCTATCTGGCCGACAACGAGGGCCGCTTCGGCTCATGGGAGGTCGTCGTCGCCGACGACGGGTCCACCGACGGCACCGGCGGCCTCGTCACGGACCGCCGGGACCCGCGCGTCCGGCTCGTCGCCGGCGACCGCAACCGCGGCAAGGGCCACGCACTGCGCCTCGGGGTGACCGCCACCCGCGGCCGCCGGGTGCTGGTCACCGACGCCGACCTCGCCGCCCCCATCGAGGAGCTGGAACAGCTCGACAAGGCGCTCGGCGAGGGCGGCGCGGCCGCGATCGGCTCCCGCTCGGTGCCAGGCGCGACGATAGCCAGGCGCCAGCACCGGGTGCGCGAACTGCTGGGCCGCGCCGGGAACTTGCTGATACGGCGCATCGCGGTGCCCGGCATACGCGACACCCAGTGCGGCTTCAAACTCTTCGAGGGCGACCGGGCCCGCGAGGCGTTCGCCGCCTCGCGGCTGAGCGGCTGGGGCATCGACGTGGAGGTCCTCCAGCACTTCCGCCGCCGCGACTGGCCGGTGGCCGAGGTGCCGGTCCGCTGGGCGCACCAGTCCGGTTCGAAGGTCGCCCCGCTGGACTACCTACGGGTCCTCGCCGAACTGGGCCGGCTCAAGACCCGTTCCGTCCGCCCGGCCGACCTGTTCGCCGCCGCGCTCTTCCTGCTGATGGCGGTCACCCTCTACTCGGGCCGCCTCTTCGACCCGGCCCACCGCTACCTCCCCGACTCCCTCCAGGACCAGAACCAGTGGGAGTGGTTCTTCGCGGTCACCGCCGACAGCGTCGCCCATCTGCGCAACCCCCTGTTCACCGATCTCCAGGGCTTCCCCGACGGCGTGAACCTCATGGCCAACACGGTCATGCTGGGGATGTCCGTCCCCTTCGCCCCGGTCACGCTGGCCTTCGGTCCGGCGGTCTCGCTGAGCGTCTGCATGACCCTGGGGCTCGCGGCCACCGCGGCCGCCTGGTACTGGCTGATCGTCAGACGGGTCGTACGGCACCGGGGCGCCGCCTTCACCGGCGCCTGCCTGGCCGCCTTCGCACCGCCGATGGTCAGTCACGCCAACGCGCACCCGAACTTCGTGATCCTGTTCATGATCCCGCTGATCGTCGACCGGGCGCTGCGCCTGTGCGAGGGCACCCGGGTGCGGCGGGACGGGATCGTGCTCGGGCTGATGGCGGCGTACCAGATCTTCCTCGGCGAGGAGCCGCTGCTGCTCGCCGCGATCGGCATGACCTTGTTCGCCGCCGCCTACGGGCTCGTCCGCAGGGAGGTCGCGCGGGAGGCCTGGCGGCCCCTCCTGAAGGGCCTGCTGATCGCCGCGGCGGTGTGCCTGCCGATCGTCGCCTACCCGCTGTACTGGCAGTTCGCGGGCCCGCAGAGCTACAAGAGCGTGCTGCACGGCGACAACGCCGGCAACAGCCCGCTCGCCCTGATCTCCTTCGCCGAGCGCTCCCTGTTCGCGGGCGACGCCCAGAAGGCGGACGCGCTGTCCCTGAACCCCACGGAGCAGAACGCCTTCTACGGCTGGCCGCTGCTCCTGCTCGCCTTCGGGATCACCGTACGGCTGTGGGAGCACGCGCTGGTGAAGGCGCTGGCGGTCACGACGGCCGCCGCGGCCCTGCTGTCCCTGGGCCCGAAGTTCCGCGTGCCGCTGACCGACACGGTCTACCCCGGCCCGTGGGCGCCGCTCGCCCACCTGCCGCTGTTCGAGTCGGTCATCGAGGGGCGCGTGGCGATGATCTGCGCGCCGGCGCTGGGCATGCTGCTGGCGATCGCCGTCGCCAGGATCACGGCGACCGGCCGCGTCGGCACGCTCTACGGCGGCCTGCTGGCGGTCTGCCTGGCGCTGCTGCCGCTGGTCCCGGCGCCACTGAAGGCCGAAGACCGCGCCCCGGTACCGGAGTTCATCACGGCCGGCCTCTGGAAGTCCTACGTCCGCGACGGCGAGACCCTGGTGCCGATACCGCTGCCCGACCCCGGCAACGCGGAGGCCCTGCACTGGCAGACCGCGGCCCACCTCGGCTTCAAGCTCCCCGGCGGCTACTTCAACGGCCCCTACGGACCCGACCGCGTCGGCATCTACGGCGCCGTCCCCCGTTACACCTCCAACATGCTGCGGGACGTGAGCTACTCCGGGTCCGTACCGGCCCTCGGCAAGGACTGGCGGGCCCAGGCGCGGCGGGACTTCGCCGACTGGCACGCGGGCGCCCTGGTCCTGGCACCCCAGCAGCACGAGGAACCGCTGCGGGAGGCGGTGACGAAGCTGGTGGGCCGTCCGGGCACGTGGACCGGCGGGGTGTGGGTATGGGACCTGCACGAGGGGAGCTGAGCGGTTCCGCACCGACTACGCTTCTACACTCTTCTTC from Streptomyces sp. 6-11-2 encodes:
- a CDS encoding GntR family transcriptional regulator; protein product: MPGISGNGAVTRSTLRQQIADALRDEVLAGRLQPGQEFTVKEIAEQYGVSATPVREALVDLSAQGLLEADQHRGFHVREYSLHDLHDMIKARALVTDGMFQAAVSAPEAFRRPDDPYVKATLTGVRRRGEEAQRAATAGDLTVLIGYDLRFWRELGALFGNPYLSDFLNRLRVQFWVCAVQHLRRRGDLRGLLWSAHTELVDAMVRGDAPAARAIVAAYNAHDLALVERLATA
- a CDS encoding dolichyl-phosphate beta-glucosyltransferase; the protein is MSETVTGAVDLSVVIPAYNEERRLGPTLDAVTAYLADNEGRFGSWEVVVADDGSTDGTGGLVTDRRDPRVRLVAGDRNRGKGHALRLGVTATRGRRVLVTDADLAAPIEELEQLDKALGEGGAAAIGSRSVPGATIARRQHRVRELLGRAGNLLIRRIAVPGIRDTQCGFKLFEGDRAREAFAASRLSGWGIDVEVLQHFRRRDWPVAEVPVRWAHQSGSKVAPLDYLRVLAELGRLKTRSVRPADLFAAALFLLMAVTLYSGRLFDPAHRYLPDSLQDQNQWEWFFAVTADSVAHLRNPLFTDLQGFPDGVNLMANTVMLGMSVPFAPVTLAFGPAVSLSVCMTLGLAATAAAWYWLIVRRVVRHRGAAFTGACLAAFAPPMVSHANAHPNFVILFMIPLIVDRALRLCEGTRVRRDGIVLGLMAAYQIFLGEEPLLLAAIGMTLFAAAYGLVRREVAREAWRPLLKGLLIAAAVCLPIVAYPLYWQFAGPQSYKSVLHGDNAGNSPLALISFAERSLFAGDAQKADALSLNPTEQNAFYGWPLLLLAFGITVRLWEHALVKALAVTTAAAALLSLGPKFRVPLTDTVYPGPWAPLAHLPLFESVIEGRVAMICAPALGMLLAIAVARITATGRVGTLYGGLLAVCLALLPLVPAPLKAEDRAPVPEFITAGLWKSYVRDGETLVPIPLPDPGNAEALHWQTAAHLGFKLPGGYFNGPYGPDRVGIYGAVPRYTSNMLRDVSYSGSVPALGKDWRAQARRDFADWHAGALVLAPQQHEEPLREAVTKLVGRPGTWTGGVWVWDLHEGS
- a CDS encoding aspartate aminotransferase family protein, coding for MTPQPNPEAGAVVKAADRAHVFHSWSAQDLIDPPAVAGAEGSYFWDYDGKRFLDFTSGLVFTNIGYQHPKVVAAIQEQAATLTTFAPAFAVEARSEAARLIAERTPGDLDKIFFTNGGADAVEHAVRMARLHTGRPKVLSAYRSYHGGTQQAINITGDPRRWASDTGSAGVVRFWAPFLYRSRFYAETEEQECARALEHLEATIAFEGPATIAAIILETIPGTAGIMVPPPGYLAGVRELCDKYGIVFILDEVMAGFGRTGEWFAADLFDVVPDLMTFAKGVNSGYVPLGGVAISGKIAETFGKRAYPGGLTYSGHPLACAAAVATINVMAEEGVVENAKRLGAEVVEPGLRELAERHPSVGDVRGVGMFWAVELVKNRETREPLVPYNAAGEANAPMAAFGAAAKANGLWPFINMNRTHVVPPCNATEAELKEGLTALDAALSVADEHTE